From Candidatus Cloacimonadota bacterium, the proteins below share one genomic window:
- the rpsF gene encoding 30S ribosomal protein S6 yields the protein MERNYELMVILSPKLGEDEASAQNESILSLIKETGGEIIKTDPWGKRMLAYPIEKITEAHYFVNYLNMDPAAVKGIKQQLNINEHVIRHMFVAKEK from the coding sequence ATGGAAAGAAACTATGAACTGATGGTGATACTTTCACCAAAGCTGGGTGAAGACGAAGCCTCCGCCCAAAATGAAAGCATCCTTTCCCTCATCAAGGAAACAGGTGGCGAAATCATCAAAACCGACCCTTGGGGAAAAAGAATGCTGGCCTATCCGATCGAGAAAATCACCGAGGCCCACTATTTTGTGAACTACCTCAACATGGATCCTGCCGCGGTGAAAGGCATCAAGCAACAGCTTAATATCAATGAACATGTGATTCGACACATGTTTGTGGCAAAGGAAAAGTAG
- a CDS encoding single-stranded DNA-binding protein, with translation MADLKLPRLNKAFIVGRITRDLELKYTPNGTAVINFSIAVDKRYRDEAGEWQSVTSFIDVVAWTYQAEYVAKNARKGSAVLVEGRIETRSYVDSNNINRKVFEIVAENIQALEWPDRGEAPNEEPPLPPEPTGSAKPSEEATNDDVPF, from the coding sequence ATGGCAGACCTGAAACTACCCCGTCTCAACAAAGCTTTCATCGTGGGACGTATCACCCGTGATCTTGAACTGAAATACACACCAAACGGCACCGCCGTGATAAATTTCAGCATTGCCGTGGACAAAAGATACAGAGATGAAGCCGGTGAATGGCAAAGCGTCACATCCTTCATCGATGTGGTTGCTTGGACCTACCAAGCAGAATACGTCGCAAAAAACGCCCGAAAAGGTTCCGCGGTTTTGGTGGAAGGCAGGATTGAAACCCGCAGCTATGTGGATTCCAATAATATCAATCGCAAAGTTTTCGAGATAGTAGCCGAAAACATCCAAGCCTTGGAATGGCCCGATCGTGGTGAAGCGCCAAATGAAGAGCCACCCCTTCCTCCCGAACCCACCGGTTCAGCTAAACCGAGTGAAGAAGCCACAAACGATGATGTTCCATTCTAA
- a CDS encoding 50S ribosomal protein L25: MTFNLEAQKRTPSKKSDLNVLRSGGGIPAVIYGKSLDSTPISVDGRTFLNYYKKSFTELAFYEIELEGQKHHCILKDKLVHPVTRQILHLDFFVVDEGAEMEFEIPIQFEGEAAGEKEGGFVDILQRTVKITCKPKDVPRELVLDISELHIGDSRQVKDLPQGKWLYKDSDDQPLLVVHAKRAEEEEEVPETEDEEAAPKTQEETTE; encoded by the coding sequence ATGACATTTAACCTTGAAGCACAAAAACGAACACCATCCAAAAAAAGCGATTTGAACGTCCTGCGCAGCGGAGGCGGTATTCCCGCCGTGATCTATGGAAAATCCTTGGATTCCACTCCCATTAGCGTGGATGGACGCACTTTTTTGAACTACTACAAAAAGAGCTTCACCGAACTTGCTTTCTACGAAATCGAGCTGGAAGGCCAAAAACACCACTGCATCCTGAAAGATAAACTGGTACACCCTGTCACTCGCCAGATTTTGCATCTGGACTTTTTCGTGGTGGATGAAGGTGCCGAGATGGAATTCGAAATCCCCATCCAGTTTGAAGGTGAGGCAGCCGGTGAAAAAGAAGGCGGTTTTGTGGATATACTTCAAAGAACCGTCAAAATCACTTGCAAACCAAAAGATGTGCCCCGAGAGCTGGTTTTGGATATCTCGGAATTGCATATTGGCGATTCCCGTCAGGTTAAAGACCTGCCCCAGGGAAAATGGTTATACAAAGATAGCGACGACCAGCCTCTTTTGGTGGTGCATGCAAAACGAGCAGAGGAAGAGGAAGAAGTTCCTGAAACTGAAGACGAAGAAGCTGCTCCCAAAACCCAGGAAGAAACAACTGAATAG
- a CDS encoding aminoacyl-tRNA hydrolase: MKLILGLGNIGEKYQLSRHNAGFMCLDAWAAKRGLKFRHENLFDFLLHKGSCLIKPNTWMNRSGLALDEALRRWKPSQILAIYDDLELPLGVIRIRAGGGDGGHNGIRSLLGVLPADQIKRIRIGIDRDNSDPRDYVLENFSSEELQKLQPVLEQTCEFMDVYINSDFSSLLNAYSVWKKSCSGDIETGNKSPKENDNGKKL, encoded by the coding sequence GTGAAGCTGATTCTGGGGCTGGGAAACATTGGCGAGAAATATCAGTTATCACGCCACAATGCGGGTTTTATGTGCCTGGACGCCTGGGCTGCCAAACGTGGCCTGAAGTTTCGGCATGAAAACCTTTTTGATTTCCTGCTCCACAAGGGTTCTTGCTTGATTAAACCAAACACTTGGATGAACCGCTCCGGGCTGGCACTGGATGAAGCACTGCGGCGCTGGAAACCATCCCAGATTTTAGCCATTTATGACGATTTGGAACTGCCCCTGGGCGTGATTCGTATTCGCGCGGGCGGCGGTGATGGTGGTCATAACGGCATCAGATCCCTTTTGGGGGTTTTACCCGCGGACCAGATTAAGCGCATCCGTATTGGGATTGACCGCGACAACAGTGACCCGCGGGATTACGTTTTGGAAAACTTTTCCAGTGAGGAATTGCAAAAGCTGCAGCCCGTGCTGGAACAAACTTGTGAATTTATGGACGTATATATAAATAGCGATTTCAGCAGTTTGCTGAATGCTTACAGCGTCTGGAAAAAATCCTGTTCCGGTGACATCGAAACCGGAAACAAAAGTCCAAAGGAGAATGACAATGGAAAGAAACTATGA
- the ispE gene encoding 4-(cytidine 5'-diphospho)-2-C-methyl-D-erythritol kinase, with product MWLNSYAKINLFLEVLGKLPDNYHQIETLLCSVSLYDTLKFVLTKSPTVELWSNLPELTVENNLVFRVADNLRKRFKPQMGVMISLEKNIPLAAGLGGGSSNAATTIRALNSLWNLNLRLDEMERIAAEFGSDIPFFLHGGCAWGTHRGEKVEPMPFVALDLLLVNPGIGISSSKAYGLLSQFDYFDRRQWNPAAGTAGFYNRLEHVVRQTYPVVDRLLEELTETGAKVAMMSGSGPTCFGIYEDATLLKAGKDYFDVKGYSSYIVRSISREESHFEV from the coding sequence GTGTGGCTAAACTCCTACGCAAAAATAAATCTGTTTCTTGAGGTTCTGGGAAAGCTTCCAGACAATTATCACCAAATTGAGACACTGCTCTGCAGTGTCTCTCTGTATGATACGCTTAAATTTGTTTTGACAAAAAGCCCGACTGTGGAATTATGGTCAAACTTGCCTGAATTGACAGTTGAAAATAACTTAGTGTTCAGGGTTGCAGATAATCTGCGCAAAAGGTTCAAGCCTCAAATGGGAGTGATGATAAGCTTGGAAAAAAACATTCCATTGGCAGCAGGCCTTGGCGGTGGCAGCAGTAACGCGGCCACAACGATTCGGGCGCTGAACTCTCTTTGGAACTTGAACTTACGTCTTGACGAAATGGAGCGGATTGCCGCAGAATTTGGAAGCGATATACCCTTTTTTCTCCACGGTGGATGTGCCTGGGGCACTCACAGAGGAGAAAAGGTTGAGCCAATGCCATTTGTTGCTTTAGACCTGCTTTTGGTGAATCCCGGCATTGGCATTTCCAGCTCCAAGGCCTACGGACTGCTGTCGCAATTTGATTATTTCGACAGAAGACAATGGAACCCCGCCGCAGGTACAGCAGGTTTTTATAACCGCCTGGAACACGTTGTCAGGCAGACATATCCGGTCGTTGACCGTTTGCTTGAAGAATTGACCGAAACTGGTGCCAAAGTCGCTATGATGAGCGGCAGCGGTCCCACTTGTTTTGGGATTTATGAGGATGCCACCCTGCTGAAGGCTGGCAAAGACTATTTTGACGTGAAAGGATACTCGTCATATATAGTGCGTAGCATATCCAGAGAAGAGAGCCATTTTGAAGTCTAA
- a CDS encoding polysaccharide biosynthesis tyrosine autokinase, which produces MEQNNQPVEIPQSEEIKLTDYLRILLQYRYLIILIFVVTLAATMIYTLRQPKIYSASGRLLLENQNTGADIFMMTGSSSGKNYINNQIELMRSRPILNAAYEIMKKSPDWESYPISGTSYPAGALRRIQIESKRDTDILRLSFESTNRGEAMAAVNAIADAVQQQNTQMARLEFTTIREFLGEQLDQISRRLQISEDDLRNFKNENRLVEISATTKKWIDQSSDVEAQYEKALTDQAVKVKTLEVLHSQMQDQDEILTRVENVLQAPYIEELRKQVIEIQSTIARLKTNENYSENHPQMKLLTSELGKTKETLDNEINKFITISLSKDPLSARNDLLMKIVQAEVDLEMTRTLVNGLEQTKAIFDDRLITLPDKELEYARLLRSMSLDEKIYGIMMEKYEDARIAEQAKIGNIRVLDYAEMPGNPIKPRVPMNILVGIILGLGLGVGAAFLVHSLDTKLRTLEDMENYVRLPIMGTIPVIQESESKIMEFNSLIEQAEGENKEQLSKSLHYVMMQLVSHYAPKSPIAESYRTLRTNILAKKPTGSTTLLVTSSGPKEGKSTTVVNLAITLSQMNAKVVLVDMDMRRPMVHNKFGVEKENGLSDYLIDTDVPLEQVVKASGIPNLDVITSGFIPPNPSELISSTRTDDLMEELRNRYDFVLFDTPPIIAVTDALILTKKVDLTFVVVRCGFTEKGIIKRTKELMANIDAIIDGIIVNGVYVQKYYSKQNYYYYYYYYYYYYGDDIPQKQKKGVAKLLRKNKSVS; this is translated from the coding sequence ATGGAACAAAACAACCAACCTGTTGAGATCCCCCAAAGCGAAGAGATAAAACTCACAGATTATCTGCGGATATTGCTCCAATATCGCTATCTCATCATTTTGATATTTGTGGTGACCCTTGCCGCAACCATGATCTATACTCTCAGGCAACCGAAAATCTATTCAGCCTCTGGAAGGCTGCTTTTGGAAAACCAAAATACCGGCGCCGATATTTTCATGATGACGGGATCGAGCAGTGGAAAAAACTATATTAACAACCAGATCGAACTGATGCGCAGCCGCCCCATTCTCAACGCTGCCTATGAAATCATGAAAAAAAGCCCGGACTGGGAATCCTATCCCATCAGCGGCACTTCCTATCCAGCCGGCGCATTGAGACGCATCCAGATTGAATCAAAACGTGATACCGATATACTCAGACTTTCTTTTGAATCAACAAACCGGGGTGAGGCCATGGCGGCCGTTAACGCCATTGCGGACGCCGTTCAGCAGCAAAACACCCAAATGGCCAGGCTGGAGTTTACCACTATCCGTGAATTTTTGGGTGAACAGTTGGACCAGATATCCCGCCGTCTGCAAATATCGGAAGACGACCTTCGAAACTTTAAAAATGAAAACAGGCTGGTGGAGATATCCGCAACCACAAAAAAATGGATTGACCAATCCTCTGATGTCGAAGCACAATATGAAAAAGCTCTCACTGACCAAGCTGTCAAGGTGAAAACCTTGGAAGTACTCCATAGCCAGATGCAGGATCAGGACGAAATTTTGACCAGAGTGGAAAACGTGTTGCAGGCACCCTACATTGAGGAATTACGCAAGCAGGTCATTGAAATACAATCCACCATCGCGCGGCTCAAAACCAACGAAAACTACTCCGAAAACCATCCTCAAATGAAGCTTTTAACCAGTGAACTGGGCAAAACAAAAGAAACTTTGGATAATGAGATAAACAAGTTTATCACCATCTCTCTTAGCAAAGATCCACTCTCTGCTCGCAATGATCTGCTGATGAAAATCGTTCAGGCTGAAGTGGATTTGGAAATGACCCGCACTCTGGTTAATGGGCTCGAACAAACCAAAGCCATCTTCGATGATCGCCTCATCACACTGCCGGACAAGGAATTGGAATATGCGAGACTGCTGCGCAGCATGAGCTTGGACGAAAAAATCTATGGCATCATGATGGAGAAATATGAGGATGCCCGCATTGCCGAACAGGCGAAAATTGGTAACATTCGGGTTTTAGACTATGCTGAAATGCCCGGAAATCCGATCAAGCCCCGCGTTCCGATGAATATACTTGTGGGCATCATCCTTGGCTTGGGCCTGGGTGTTGGCGCAGCCTTTTTGGTCCACTCTCTGGACACCAAATTGCGCACGTTGGAAGACATGGAAAACTATGTGCGCTTGCCAATTATGGGCACCATCCCTGTGATCCAGGAATCTGAATCCAAGATCATGGAATTCAACAGCCTGATCGAACAAGCCGAAGGCGAAAACAAGGAACAGCTCAGCAAATCCCTGCATTATGTGATGATGCAACTGGTTTCACATTATGCGCCCAAATCTCCAATTGCCGAATCCTATCGCACCCTGCGAACAAACATTTTGGCCAAAAAACCCACCGGAAGCACCACACTTTTGGTCACATCTTCCGGCCCCAAGGAAGGTAAATCCACAACTGTGGTGAACCTTGCCATCACGCTTTCCCAGATGAACGCCAAGGTGGTTCTGGTGGATATGGATATGCGTCGCCCCATGGTCCACAACAAATTTGGAGTGGAAAAAGAAAACGGGCTCAGCGACTATTTAATCGATACCGACGTTCCTTTGGAGCAGGTGGTGAAAGCTTCCGGCATACCAAACCTGGATGTAATAACCAGCGGATTCATTCCCCCAAACCCTTCGGAATTAATCTCTTCAACCCGCACCGATGACCTCATGGAAGAGCTTCGCAATCGTTATGACTTCGTGTTGTTCGACACACCACCCATCATCGCGGTTACCGACGCTCTCATCCTGACCAAAAAAGTTGACCTAACTTTCGTTGTGGTGCGCTGTGGCTTCACGGAAAAAGGTATCATTAAGAGAACCAAGGAATTGATGGCCAACATTGACGCCATTATCGACGGCATCATCGTCAACGGCGTGTATGTCCAAAAGTATTACAGCAAACAGAACTACTATTATTACTACTATTATTACTACTACTACTATGGAGACGATATCCCCCAGAAACAGAAAAAAGGTGTGGCTAAACTCCTACGCAAAAATAAATCTGTTTCTTGA
- a CDS encoding 30S ribosomal protein S18 has protein sequence MNFSDRRRRYSRKKYCRFCANKELVIDYKNLDTLRQFVSDVGKIDPARMTGTCAKHQRKLTTEIKRARQMALLPYVID, from the coding sequence ATGAACTTTTCAGACAGAAGAAGAAGATACAGCCGTAAGAAATATTGCCGCTTTTGCGCAAACAAAGAATTGGTAATTGATTATAAAAATCTGGACACCCTGCGTCAGTTCGTTTCAGACGTGGGCAAGATTGATCCCGCCCGCATGACAGGTACCTGCGCAAAACATCAGCGCAAGCTCACCACGGAGATAAAGCGTGCCAGGCAAATGGCGCTGCTACCCTACGTAATAGACTAG
- the rpe gene encoding ribulose-phosphate 3-epimerase translates to MPKTQIAASVLSCDFGNLERELQAVGSADMLHLDLMDGHFVPNLSFGQPLVAKIRQLSPLPLDAHLMVTNPVEYVDPLADLGVNWLSFHMECDHHAHRLVQRIKARGMKAGIALNPAAPISSLECILPELDYVLLMSVNPGFSGQKFIPFVLEKVRQLKECIVETKLSTLIEVDGGVNSENSSALISAGADILVSASHIFQSPDYPQAIRELRGK, encoded by the coding sequence ATGCCCAAAACACAGATAGCAGCATCGGTGTTATCTTGCGATTTTGGCAATCTGGAACGGGAACTGCAGGCTGTTGGCAGCGCGGATATGCTGCATCTGGATCTCATGGATGGCCATTTTGTGCCCAATCTCAGCTTTGGCCAGCCGCTGGTGGCAAAAATCAGGCAGCTTTCCCCTCTTCCCCTGGACGCGCATCTCATGGTGACTAATCCCGTCGAATATGTGGATCCCCTTGCTGATCTGGGAGTTAACTGGCTCAGCTTCCACATGGAGTGCGACCATCACGCCCACCGTCTCGTCCAGCGCATCAAAGCCCGTGGCATGAAAGCTGGCATCGCCCTCAACCCCGCCGCACCAATTTCGTCTTTGGAGTGCATTCTGCCCGAACTGGACTACGTTCTACTCATGAGCGTCAACCCGGGTTTTTCCGGACAAAAATTCATCCCCTTCGTTTTGGAAAAAGTGCGCCAACTTAAAGAATGTATTGTTGAAACAAAGCTTTCCACCCTGATTGAGGTGGACGGCGGAGTTAATTCTGAAAATTCCTCAGCGCTCATCTCCGCCGGGGCGGACATCCTCGTTTCCGCTTCCCACATTTTTCAAAGCCCGGATTATCCTCAGGCAATTCGCGAGCTTCGCGGCAAATAA
- a CDS encoding ribose-phosphate pyrophosphokinase, with translation MKSKLILISGRANLPLAEEISAFAQIPLCDVDVFKFSNDESFVKINDNVRGADVFIIQPTCRPVNDNLMELLIMIDALRRASAERINCVIPYYAYARSDKKDQPRVPITAKLTADLLSTAGADRVVTVDLHAEQIQGFFNIPVDHLYAIPGFARHFAAMDLENPVVVSPDSGGANRARALAKRLDCGLAIGDKRRIGNIDKSILLNIIGDVQGKTAILYDDIIDTGGSLIRIAGVLVSHGVKKVYAACTHGVLSGSAVKDLEASPIEQLFISNTIPLSPQAAACKKITQLSIAEMLAKAITNIHKEESLSVLFE, from the coding sequence TTGAAGTCTAAACTTATTTTGATTTCCGGCCGGGCTAATCTTCCGCTCGCGGAGGAGATCTCGGCCTTCGCGCAAATTCCACTTTGTGATGTTGATGTTTTTAAGTTTTCAAATGATGAAAGCTTTGTGAAAATCAATGATAACGTCCGTGGCGCCGATGTGTTTATCATCCAACCCACCTGCCGTCCCGTAAATGATAACCTCATGGAACTGCTGATTATGATCGACGCCCTGCGTCGCGCTTCGGCAGAACGGATAAATTGCGTTATCCCCTATTATGCCTACGCGCGTTCAGATAAAAAAGACCAACCTCGCGTGCCCATTACTGCAAAACTGACGGCTGATCTTCTTTCCACAGCTGGTGCGGATCGGGTTGTCACAGTTGACCTCCACGCAGAGCAGATCCAAGGCTTTTTCAATATCCCTGTTGACCATCTCTACGCCATTCCCGGTTTTGCGCGTCATTTCGCGGCAATGGATTTGGAAAATCCCGTGGTGGTTTCTCCTGATTCTGGCGGTGCAAACCGTGCCAGAGCCTTGGCCAAGAGGTTGGATTGTGGGCTGGCAATTGGAGATAAACGCCGGATTGGAAATATTGACAAATCGATCCTGCTCAATATCATCGGCGATGTGCAAGGCAAAACCGCAATCCTGTATGACGACATAATCGACACCGGTGGCAGCCTCATTCGGATTGCCGGTGTTTTGGTTTCCCACGGTGTTAAAAAAGTATATGCTGCCTGCACCCACGGAGTCCTTTCTGGTTCAGCCGTGAAAGACCTTGAGGCTTCACCCATAGAACAGCTTTTTATCTCGAACACGATTCCGCTTTCACCCCAGGCGGCTGCATGCAAAAAGATTACCCAGCTTTCAATTGCCGAAATGCTGGCAAAAGCAATTACAAATATACATAAAGAGGAGTCTTTGAGCGTTCTTTTTGAATAG
- a CDS encoding DUF721 domain-containing protein, with protein sequence MRSFTSLINQTLTQVGGEKYRPFMRLYGAWKDIVGPLLASRSHPWRFRDSVLYIAVQNNSWLQELYLRKADILKQCRQTIPEEIKEIIFIIRN encoded by the coding sequence ATGAGATCTTTCACCAGCCTCATAAACCAAACGCTCACGCAGGTGGGTGGTGAAAAATACCGCCCCTTCATGCGTTTGTATGGCGCCTGGAAAGATATCGTTGGGCCTCTTTTGGCCTCGCGCTCCCATCCCTGGCGTTTTCGGGATTCGGTGTTATACATTGCCGTGCAAAACAATTCCTGGCTTCAGGAGCTGTATCTGCGCAAGGCCGACATCCTGAAACAATGTCGCCAAACCATACCAGAGGAGATCAAAGAGATCATCTTCATAATCAGGAATTGA
- a CDS encoding 50S ribosomal protein L9 has product MKVILLSYIEKLGNKGDVVRVKRGFARNYLIPRNLAIYATPRNMKQLGAIQNQAAEEEAKLVAELKILDGKIRNLKLVFARKVDESDSMFGSVSELDIVNELAAQGIEVHKSAVQLDKHIKDLGEITVPIRLHREIMSELVVTVEKEGGEVPSEPAVVETIVEEEPAPAPETEQEPAAPEVEEPTAEEAADTQENEQVEIQPEQEL; this is encoded by the coding sequence ATGAAAGTAATCCTCTTAAGCTATATAGAAAAACTTGGAAATAAAGGTGATGTCGTTCGGGTGAAACGCGGTTTTGCCCGCAACTATCTCATTCCCAGAAATCTGGCCATCTACGCCACTCCCCGAAACATGAAACAGCTTGGCGCCATCCAAAACCAAGCTGCCGAAGAAGAAGCCAAGCTTGTGGCCGAGCTTAAAATCCTTGACGGGAAGATTAGGAATCTAAAACTTGTCTTTGCTCGCAAAGTTGACGAAAGTGACAGCATGTTCGGCTCCGTTTCAGAACTTGATATTGTGAATGAACTGGCCGCCCAAGGAATCGAAGTCCACAAATCTGCAGTCCAGCTTGATAAACACATCAAGGACTTGGGCGAAATCACGGTGCCCATCCGTCTTCACCGGGAGATTATGTCTGAGCTTGTTGTGACAGTGGAAAAAGAAGGCGGCGAAGTCCCCTCAGAACCAGCGGTTGTTGAAACCATCGTGGAAGAAGAGCCCGCCCCCGCCCCGGAAACTGAACAAGAACCTGCTGCTCCGGAAGTGGAAGAGCCGACCGCCGAAGAAGCGGCCGATACACAAGAAAATGAACAGGTTGAAATCCAGCCTGAACAAGAGTTATAA